One part of the Candidatus Methylomirabilota bacterium genome encodes these proteins:
- a CDS encoding D-2-hydroxyacid dehydrogenase, with protein MPRQGPVSVLVYHPDEAQTYAKLIRAPRGRVRVRVASTPAEAFPYVEEMDALYTWGFPTELFPRARRLRWVQVMGAGVDRFLDAPFPPKVVLTRVEAAFGPWMAEYTLGWLLWSAQHMEAFRAAQRARQWEPVMPTLLQGKTLGVVGLGSIGRAIGRLGRAFAMRVLGMNRSGRKIPEVERVYRRAGLRELLRASDYVVLAVPLTPETRGLIGEAELRAMRPGALLVNVGRGNLVQEDALVRALQERWIAGAVLDVFAEEPLPPAHPFWGMPNVVVTPHISGPNDPPDIAAVFNDNLRRFLAGRALRGRVDIRRGY; from the coding sequence ATGCCTCGGCAGGGGCCGGTCTCCGTTCTGGTGTACCACCCCGACGAGGCTCAGACCTACGCGAAGCTGATCCGCGCCCCCCGCGGGCGGGTCCGGGTCCGCGTCGCATCGACTCCGGCCGAGGCGTTTCCCTACGTCGAGGAGATGGACGCCCTCTACACGTGGGGATTCCCGACGGAGCTTTTCCCCCGCGCTCGCCGGCTCCGCTGGGTTCAGGTCATGGGCGCCGGCGTCGACCGGTTCCTCGACGCGCCGTTCCCGCCGAAGGTCGTCCTCACCCGCGTCGAAGCGGCCTTCGGTCCCTGGATGGCCGAATACACTCTGGGCTGGCTTCTCTGGAGCGCGCAGCACATGGAGGCCTTCCGCGCTGCCCAGCGCGCGCGGCAGTGGGAGCCGGTGATGCCGACGCTGCTTCAGGGCAAGACGCTCGGAGTCGTCGGGCTCGGGTCCATAGGCCGCGCCATCGGGCGTCTCGGGCGTGCCTTCGCCATGCGGGTCCTCGGCATGAACCGGAGCGGGCGGAAAATCCCCGAGGTCGAGCGCGTCTACCGGCGCGCCGGCCTCCGCGAGCTCCTGCGCGCCAGCGACTATGTGGTGCTGGCGGTCCCCCTGACGCCCGAGACCCGAGGGCTCATCGGCGAGGCGGAGCTCCGGGCGATGCGACCGGGCGCGTTGCTCGTCAACGTCGGCCGCGGCAACCTCGTGCAGGAGGACGCGCTCGTGCGAGCGCTTCAAGAGCGGTGGATCGCCGGCGCGGTCCTCGACGTCTTCGCCGAAGAGCCGCTGCCGCCTGCCCACCCGTTCTGGGGGATGCCGAACGTCGTCGTGACCCCTCACATCTCCGGACCGAACGACCCGCCCGACATCGCCGCCGTCTTCAACGACAACCTTCGCCGCTTCCTCGCGGGGCGGGCGTTGCGCGGCCGGGTCGACATACGGCGGGGATACTGA
- a CDS encoding protease complex subunit PrcB family protein: protein MSRLPLLGCLVWGVAAGIALADSTPSARAVAFVTVDRGLQSGVRQRLQAVVRTPEQWAALWRRHSGPSAAPPSVDFAAEMVIGVFAGERPATGYEVEITRVLGTDHGLRVSYRQRTPSPGALVRPVLTSPFHLVRLPRTDLTVDIVPEPSER, encoded by the coding sequence GTGAGCCGCCTTCCCCTGCTCGGGTGTCTGGTCTGGGGCGTCGCCGCCGGGATCGCGCTCGCCGACTCTACCCCGAGCGCGCGGGCGGTGGCCTTCGTGACCGTCGATCGGGGTCTGCAGAGCGGGGTTCGGCAGCGCCTCCAGGCCGTCGTGCGGACTCCCGAGCAGTGGGCGGCCCTGTGGAGGCGGCACTCCGGGCCGTCAGCCGCCCCGCCCTCGGTCGACTTCGCCGCCGAGATGGTCATCGGGGTATTCGCCGGCGAACGCCCCGCCACGGGATACGAAGTGGAAATCACCCGGGTGCTCGGGACGGACCATGGGCTCCGGGTGAGCTACCGCCAGCGCACGCCGTCACCGGGGGCCCTCGTCCGCCCCGTGCTGACGAGCCCGTTTCACCTCGTCCGGCTGCCGAGAACCGACTTGACCGTCGACATCGTGCCCGAGCCGTCGGAGCGTTGA
- a CDS encoding carboxypeptidase-like regulatory domain-containing protein — protein MLAALCLLTATIAPATATHAPDHRFIVIGYVKDGSGRALANVPVVVTRLKTGLAHRERTDTDGLYMIVVHLHDEDEGERLAISGNGVNGEVIARFDVQNKRIERGTRIDIRGGSLWEDRRAFAETLRAYLSR, from the coding sequence GTGCTGGCGGCACTGTGCCTGCTTACCGCGACGATAGCGCCGGCCACCGCGACTCACGCTCCCGACCATCGCTTCATCGTCATCGGCTACGTCAAGGACGGCAGCGGGCGCGCGCTCGCCAACGTCCCGGTGGTGGTCACCCGGCTCAAGACCGGCCTCGCCCACCGGGAGCGAACCGATACCGACGGCCTCTACATGATCGTGGTCCACCTCCACGACGAGGACGAAGGCGAGCGCCTCGCAATCAGCGGGAACGGGGTGAACGGCGAGGTGATCGCGCGGTTCGACGTGCAGAACAAGCGGATCGAGCGTGGCACTCGGATCGACATCCGGGGCGGCAGCCTGTGGGAGGACCGGCGGGCTTTCGCCGAGACGCTTCGCGCCTACCTCTCCCGCTGA
- a CDS encoding Lrp/AsnC ligand binding domain-containing protein, translating into MKAYVLIETSAGKTKAVKKSLTKVKPGKCRVESLDAVTGPFDYIAVVEGPTLDDIGQLVTDGIGAIDGVTRTTTCLAVAIG; encoded by the coding sequence ATGAAGGCCTACGTCCTCATCGAGACGAGCGCGGGGAAGACGAAGGCGGTGAAGAAGTCGCTCACGAAGGTGAAGCCCGGGAAATGCCGCGTCGAGTCGCTCGACGCGGTCACGGGGCCCTTCGACTACATCGCGGTCGTCGAGGGGCCCACCCTCGACGACATCGGGCAGCTCGTGACCGATGGAATCGGCGCCATCGACGGGGTGACCCGCACGACGACGTGCCTCGCGGTCGCAATCGGGTGA
- a CDS encoding S8 family serine peptidase, translating into MRRRVVAALFALSILLWTWLAQAGSLAPALEAQLLGLPPGGTLPVIVEMRDQADPAAAVATVAPGVSKARGHAVVAALQAMSARTQGPIRAFLAQEQAIGTVQRITPLWVFNGLAVTAAEPVIRRLAARPDVREVRPDAPIPLPPPPLVSGAVPFVGLSEWNIQQIRAPETWALNPLYDGTGAVVGSFDTGVDGTHPDLASRYRGNDAISWYDPYGQHASPTDFDVHGTHTTGTAVGGDAGGTHIGVAPGAKWIAAKGWDDSGVASTSAFHQIFQWFLAPGGDPANAPDVVNNSWGVANSGCVKEFLPDVKAWRAAGIFPSFAAGNNGPFARSVRSPGNYPEAFAVGATDMFDTIASFSGRGPSPCDRSIKPDVSAPGDGITSAVPGGYYDTFSGTSMATPHLTGAVAVLRSIDPALTVDQLESALMQGAVDLGSAGPDNSYGSGRLDLFMSAQFVMGGPDRPVVTIAATTPTASEAGSIPGIFTVTRTGPTSSALTVHYSAAGTATPGSDYTSLSGSVTIPAGSATATIAVVPVDDALIEADETVIVTLAVDAAYIVGKPGSATVTVASDDANPVPGLTSLAPSSALAGDGALTLTIYGGGFIPSSVARWNGSSRATTFVSDSQLQAAIAQGDLATAGTVQVTVVNPAPGGGTSNALTFTIDAVLPGHETLTVSPTTAAAGGTVTATWSGIAGPTPTDWIALYVPGAPDGSYVSYRYTTGTTRGSVPFTLPATLAAGTYELRLFPNNTLTRLATSNPFTVPQPVTLTVSPTTVAAGGTLTATWSGIPAPSATDWLGLYQPGAADTATLASQNTTGAASGSLPFPLPGTLTPGTYELRLFAGGGARLAVSNAFTVQTAGPVTLSVSPTTIGQGGTLTATWSGIATPTTTDWLGLYAIGAPDGSYISYRYTTGAASGSVPFPVPGTLALGTYELRLFSNSTLTRLATSNAFTVSQAASLTVSPTTIAQGGTVTATWSGIATPSATDWLGLYQPGAADTATLASQNTTGAASGSLPFPLSGTLTPGTYELRLFSSGSFTRLATSNPFTVQAAGPVTLSVSPTTIAAGGTLTATWSGIATPTTADWLGLYAIGAPDGGYISYRYTTGAASGSVPFPVPGTLAPGTYELRLFSNGSLTRLATSNALTVSQTVSLSASPTTVAAGGTVTAAWAGIATPTPTDWLGLYQPGAADTATLASRNTTGASSGSVPFTLPGTLAPGTYELRLFANGTFTRLAISNAFTVEPSAESVTLTASPTTVAAGGTVTATWSGIATPTTTDWLGLYAIGAPDGGYISYRYTTGAAGGSVPFALPGTVAPGTYELRLFSNNSLTRLATSNAFTVPPP; encoded by the coding sequence ATGAGGCGGAGAGTCGTGGCCGCACTGTTTGCCCTGTCCATCCTGCTCTGGACCTGGCTGGCTCAGGCCGGAAGCCTGGCGCCCGCGCTGGAGGCGCAGCTCCTGGGGCTGCCTCCCGGTGGCACCCTGCCGGTCATCGTCGAGATGCGGGATCAGGCGGACCCGGCCGCCGCCGTGGCCACCGTCGCGCCCGGGGTGTCAAAGGCGCGAGGCCACGCCGTGGTGGCGGCGCTCCAGGCCATGTCGGCCCGGACCCAGGGACCCATTCGGGCGTTCCTCGCCCAGGAGCAGGCGATCGGAACGGTTCAGCGCATCACGCCGCTGTGGGTCTTCAACGGGCTGGCCGTCACGGCCGCCGAGCCGGTGATCCGACGCCTGGCCGCGCGGCCGGACGTGCGGGAAGTCCGCCCGGATGCGCCCATCCCGCTGCCGCCCCCGCCGCTGGTCAGCGGCGCCGTGCCATTTGTCGGGCTCAGCGAGTGGAACATCCAGCAGATCCGGGCCCCCGAGACGTGGGCACTGAATCCCCTCTACGACGGCACCGGGGCGGTGGTGGGAAGCTTCGACACCGGCGTGGACGGGACCCATCCGGACCTGGCCTCCCGGTACCGCGGGAACGACGCCATCAGCTGGTATGACCCCTACGGGCAGCACGCGAGCCCGACTGACTTCGACGTCCACGGCACTCACACCACCGGCACGGCCGTGGGGGGCGACGCCGGGGGAACGCACATCGGGGTGGCGCCCGGTGCCAAGTGGATTGCGGCCAAGGGGTGGGACGACTCGGGGGTCGCGAGCACATCGGCCTTCCACCAGATCTTCCAGTGGTTCCTGGCACCCGGCGGTGACCCGGCGAATGCTCCGGACGTCGTCAATAACTCCTGGGGTGTGGCGAACAGCGGCTGTGTCAAGGAGTTCCTGCCGGACGTCAAGGCCTGGCGCGCGGCCGGCATCTTCCCGTCGTTCGCGGCGGGCAACAACGGTCCCTTCGCGCGGAGCGTCCGCAGCCCGGGGAACTACCCGGAAGCCTTCGCCGTGGGCGCCACGGACATGTTCGATACCATCGCCTCCTTCAGCGGGCGCGGCCCCTCGCCCTGCGACCGCTCCATCAAGCCCGACGTGAGCGCGCCGGGCGATGGGATCACCTCGGCGGTGCCCGGCGGCTACTACGACACCTTCAGCGGCACCTCCATGGCGACCCCCCACCTGACGGGCGCGGTGGCGGTGCTCCGTTCGATCGACCCGGCGCTCACCGTGGACCAGCTCGAGTCGGCGCTCATGCAGGGGGCCGTGGACCTGGGGTCCGCGGGTCCCGACAACAGCTACGGGTCCGGCCGTCTGGATCTCTTCATGTCGGCCCAGTTCGTCATGGGCGGCCCCGACCGTCCGGTGGTGACGATCGCGGCGACGACGCCCACGGCGAGCGAGGCGGGCTCGATTCCGGGCATCTTCACGGTCACCCGCACGGGGCCCACCAGCTCCGCGCTCACCGTGCACTACAGTGCGGCCGGCACGGCGACCCCCGGCAGCGACTACACGTCCCTCTCCGGAAGCGTGACGATCCCGGCGGGCTCGGCGACGGCCACGATCGCCGTGGTCCCGGTGGACGATGCGCTGATCGAGGCCGACGAAACGGTCATCGTGACGCTGGCGGTCGATGCCGCCTACATCGTCGGCAAGCCGGGCAGTGCCACCGTGACCGTCGCCAGCGACGACGCCAATCCCGTGCCGGGCCTGACCTCCCTCGCGCCGAGCAGCGCGCTGGCGGGCGACGGGGCCCTCACGCTGACGATCTACGGCGGCGGGTTCATCCCGTCGTCGGTGGCGCGCTGGAACGGGTCGAGCCGCGCCACCACGTTCGTCAGCGACAGCCAGCTGCAGGCGGCGATCGCCCAGGGCGACCTCGCGACGGCCGGGACGGTTCAGGTCACGGTGGTCAACCCGGCGCCGGGCGGCGGCACCTCCAACGCCTTGACCTTCACCATCGACGCGGTCCTGCCCGGTCACGAGACCCTCACGGTGAGCCCGACCACGGCGGCGGCCGGCGGGACGGTGACGGCGACGTGGAGCGGGATCGCGGGGCCCACGCCGACCGACTGGATCGCCCTGTACGTCCCGGGGGCACCGGACGGAAGCTACGTCTCCTACCGGTACACCACCGGGACCACCCGGGGGAGCGTGCCGTTCACGCTGCCCGCGACGCTGGCGGCGGGGACCTACGAGCTGCGGCTGTTCCCCAACAACACCCTGACGCGGCTGGCGACGAGCAACCCCTTCACGGTCCCGCAGCCGGTGACCCTGACGGTGAGCCCGACGACCGTCGCGGCGGGCGGGACACTGACCGCCACCTGGAGCGGAATCCCGGCGCCGAGCGCCACGGACTGGCTGGGGCTCTACCAGCCGGGCGCCGCCGACACGGCGACGCTCGCCTCCCAGAACACGACGGGGGCGGCCAGCGGGAGCCTGCCGTTCCCGCTGCCGGGGACGCTGACGCCGGGGACCTACGAGCTGCGGCTGTTCGCGGGTGGGGGGGCGCGGCTCGCGGTCAGCAACGCGTTCACGGTGCAGACGGCAGGGCCCGTCACGCTGAGCGTGAGCCCGACCACCATCGGGCAGGGCGGCACGCTGACCGCCACCTGGAGCGGGATCGCGACGCCGACCACGACGGACTGGCTGGGCCTCTACGCGATCGGCGCCCCGGATGGGAGCTACATCTCCTACCGGTACACGACGGGAGCGGCGAGCGGCAGCGTACCCTTCCCGGTGCCGGGGACCCTGGCCCTGGGGACCTACGAGCTCCGGTTGTTCTCGAACAGCACCCTGACCCGGCTCGCCACGAGCAACGCCTTCACGGTATCCCAGGCGGCCAGCCTGACGGTGAGCCCGACGACGATCGCTCAGGGCGGGACGGTGACGGCCACCTGGAGTGGAATCGCCACGCCGAGCGCCACGGACTGGCTGGGGCTCTACCAGCCGGGCGCCGCCGACACGGCGACGCTCGCCTCCCAGAACACGACGGGGGCGGCCAGCGGGAGCCTGCCGTTCCCGCTATCGGGGACGCTGACGCCGGGGACCTACGAGCTGCGATTGTTCTCGAGCGGGAGCTTCACCCGTCTGGCCACCAGCAATCCCTTTACCGTGCAGGCGGCGGGACCCGTGACGCTGAGCGTGAGCCCGACCACGATCGCGGCGGGCGGGACGCTGACGGCGACGTGGAGCGGGATCGCCACGCCGACCACGGCCGACTGGCTGGGCCTCTACGCGATCGGCGCCCCGGACGGGGGCTACATCTCCTACCGCTACACGACGGGAGCGGCGAGCGGCAGCGTACCCTTCCCGGTGCCGGGGACGCTGGCCCCGGGGACCTACGAGCTGCGACTCTTCTCGAACGGCAGCCTGACCCGGCTGGCAACCAGCAACGCGCTCACCGTGTCGCAGACGGTCAGCCTCTCGGCGAGCCCGACGACGGTGGCCGCGGGCGGGACGGTGACGGCGGCGTGGGCCGGGATCGCGACGCCGACGCCCACGGACTGGCTGGGGCTCTACCAGCCGGGTGCCGCCGACACGGCGACGCTCGCCTCTCGGAACACGACGGGGGCGTCGAGCGGGAGCGTGCCGTTCACGCTGCCGGGGACGCTGGCCCCGGGGACCTACGAGCTCCGGCTCTTCGCGAACGGAACCTTCACGCGTCTCGCGATCAGCAACGCCTTCACCGTAGAGCCCTCGGCAGAATCCGTGACGCTGACGGCGAGCCCGACGACGGTGGCCGCGGGTGGGACGGTGACGGCGACCTGGAGCGGGATCGCCACGCCGACGACCACGGACTGGCTGGGCCTCTACGCGATCGGCGCCCCGGACGGGGGCTACATCTCCTACCGCTACACGACGGGAGCGGCGGGCGGGAGCGTGCCGTTCGCGCTGCCGGGGACGGTGGCCCCGGGGACCTACGAGCTCCGGCTGTTCTCGAACAACAGCCTGACGCGGCTGGCGACCAGCAACGCCTTCACGGTACCGCCGCCATGA
- a CDS encoding fused MFS/spermidine synthase, giving the protein MPALVTAPGEAPGEAPSRGPHDPGGAPGSRDPAALLDPVLFVCFFLSGASGLIYEVVWLRWLVHLFGATTLAVSTILTAFMGGLALGSWAAGRLARRVARPLVAYGLLELAIGVYAFLLPLLLHGVPPLLRLLGATETSSFAMLSLTRFAMAVALLVGPTACMGATLPILAQFAAARLETLGRRVGALYAVNTAGAVLGTAVAGFVLLPAIGVSLTNRIAVLLNLAVGLTTVLVGRRLATAADPAPADPTGRHPSASRASEERGVAGSGFRRVALAAFGTVALSGALAMAYEVAWTRALALVLGSSVYAFTVMLTTFLIGLAGGSYLCARRVDRLAEPGLALGFVQALIGVGAFLGLTMLDELPYFFLRLFAWSEGRHTLLLGLEFLITGTLILGPALLSGAVFPICVRLTASAGGLRSGVGRAVGDLYALNTLGAIIGSFLAGFVILPSVGIRGTLLLAILLNLGCAFILLTALPGRRRAVALPVAAAIPVLALAMPMVAPDWKPLTMSSGVAVYAPQLQRLSREEFRAYRQRAQLLWYEEGLTTTVSVERDAGHVFLRVNGKTDASTGVDMPNQVLAGHLPVLFHPAPQDALVIGLGSGVSVGSALRHPLRAVTVVELERAVVTASHFFDHVNFRPLADPRTRLVVNDARNFFLLTRERFDVIISEPSNPWVTGSASLFTRDFFELAKHRLRPGGVFGQWVQLYGLTPDMLRSVFGTFQSVFPHVVVFNTSGGDTVLIGSEAPVRLDFASLAQRTAQPRVAEDLRRVGVRDVADLLARLVLDVEDVPRFTLGAPLNIDDNARVEFAAPRTLYVDAIPENLQRMTDAFAGGGSVLTRLTRGAPEEFVGRLAEDFLEREQPQQADAFVRAALQTDPGARRADLLRLAARAAAAQGETAEAERRWQAALAVDPTHPETLLDLAAERAARGEATEARALARRAAARGGPAAALREAEILYRVGAYRDAAGVLGRLPPDQPGVALTHGLTRLALGEAGAAEGLLRQALARGDDARARAGLAAALDQLGRLAEARRERRRAVHLDEAAAARLQRQARVRALTGHPRWSAYEVGRAAELMPWSLEVHQERARLLERAGDRRAAIEAWEAVFRAFPEHALALLEVAALWEAEGQSERVQEALRRYVAAEPDPALRRRVEATLKPGGGPPAPSGGAAGAPATAPATAPN; this is encoded by the coding sequence ATGCCGGCCCTCGTCACCGCCCCCGGGGAGGCCCCGGGGGAAGCCCCGAGCCGCGGCCCCCACGATCCGGGCGGCGCTCCGGGAAGCCGCGACCCGGCGGCCCTGCTCGATCCCGTGCTCTTCGTCTGCTTTTTCCTCTCCGGAGCGAGTGGCCTCATCTACGAGGTCGTGTGGCTCCGGTGGCTTGTCCACCTCTTCGGCGCCACGACGCTGGCGGTCAGCACGATCCTCACCGCGTTCATGGGCGGGCTGGCGCTCGGGAGCTGGGCCGCGGGACGCCTGGCCCGGCGGGTGGCCCGCCCGCTCGTCGCCTATGGCCTGCTCGAGCTCGCGATCGGCGTCTACGCCTTCCTGCTGCCCCTGTTGCTCCATGGGGTTCCGCCCCTCCTTCGCCTGCTGGGCGCCACGGAGACCTCCTCGTTCGCGATGCTGTCACTCACCCGCTTCGCGATGGCAGTGGCGCTTCTGGTGGGGCCGACCGCCTGCATGGGCGCGACGCTGCCGATCCTCGCTCAATTCGCGGCGGCCCGGCTGGAAACCCTCGGCCGGCGGGTCGGGGCGCTCTATGCCGTCAACACGGCCGGGGCCGTCCTCGGGACCGCCGTCGCCGGATTCGTCCTCCTGCCGGCCATCGGAGTCAGCCTGACCAACCGGATCGCCGTCCTCCTCAACCTCGCGGTCGGCCTGACCACCGTCTTGGTCGGCCGGCGGCTCGCGACCGCGGCGGATCCCGCGCCGGCCGACCCCACCGGGCGCCACCCGAGCGCCTCGCGCGCGTCCGAGGAGCGTGGCGTCGCCGGCTCCGGATTCCGGCGGGTCGCGCTCGCCGCCTTCGGCACGGTGGCGCTCTCGGGCGCCCTGGCCATGGCCTACGAAGTCGCCTGGACCCGGGCGCTCGCCCTCGTCCTCGGCTCTTCGGTCTACGCGTTCACCGTCATGCTGACGACCTTTCTGATCGGCCTGGCGGGCGGGAGCTACCTCTGCGCCCGCCGGGTCGATCGCCTGGCCGAGCCGGGGCTCGCGCTCGGGTTCGTCCAGGCGCTCATCGGCGTCGGCGCCTTCCTCGGGCTCACGATGCTGGACGAGCTGCCTTATTTCTTCCTCCGCCTCTTCGCGTGGAGCGAGGGTCGCCACACGCTCTTGCTCGGACTCGAGTTTCTGATCACGGGCACCCTGATCCTCGGCCCGGCCCTCCTCTCGGGCGCCGTCTTCCCGATCTGCGTCCGGCTCACCGCGAGCGCCGGCGGCCTGCGCAGCGGAGTCGGGCGCGCCGTCGGCGATCTCTACGCGCTCAACACCCTCGGGGCCATCATCGGGTCCTTCCTCGCCGGCTTCGTGATTCTGCCGTCGGTGGGGATCCGCGGAACGCTCCTGCTCGCCATACTCCTGAACCTGGGCTGCGCCTTCATCCTGCTCACCGCGCTGCCCGGGCGGCGACGGGCCGTCGCCCTGCCGGTGGCGGCGGCCATCCCGGTGCTGGCGCTGGCGATGCCGATGGTCGCGCCGGACTGGAAGCCGCTCACGATGTCGAGTGGCGTCGCCGTCTACGCGCCGCAGCTCCAGCGGCTGTCGCGCGAGGAATTCCGGGCCTATCGCCAGCGGGCACAGCTGCTGTGGTACGAGGAGGGACTGACGACGACGGTCTCCGTCGAGCGGGACGCCGGCCACGTGTTCCTGCGCGTGAACGGGAAGACCGATGCGTCGACCGGCGTCGACATGCCCAATCAGGTGCTGGCCGGCCACCTCCCCGTGCTCTTCCATCCCGCCCCCCAGGATGCGCTCGTCATCGGCCTCGGCAGCGGCGTCAGCGTCGGGTCGGCGCTTCGCCACCCGCTGCGAGCCGTCACGGTCGTGGAGCTCGAGCGTGCCGTGGTCACGGCGTCCCACTTCTTCGACCACGTCAACTTCCGACCGCTCGCGGATCCCCGTACGCGCCTCGTCGTGAACGACGCCCGAAACTTCTTCCTCCTCACGCGCGAGCGCTTCGACGTGATCATCTCGGAGCCCTCGAATCCGTGGGTGACCGGCTCGGCCAGCCTCTTCACGCGGGATTTCTTCGAGCTGGCGAAGCACCGCCTGCGTCCGGGCGGCGTGTTCGGGCAGTGGGTGCAGCTCTACGGGCTGACGCCCGACATGTTGCGCTCGGTCTTCGGGACGTTCCAGTCGGTGTTCCCGCACGTCGTGGTGTTCAACACGTCGGGGGGCGACACCGTGCTGATCGGGAGCGAGGCGCCGGTCCGGCTCGACTTCGCCTCGCTGGCCCAGCGGACGGCCCAGCCCCGCGTGGCGGAGGACCTCCGGCGCGTGGGCGTGCGGGACGTCGCCGACCTCCTAGCAAGGCTCGTGCTCGACGTCGAGGACGTTCCGCGCTTCACTCTCGGCGCCCCGCTGAACATCGACGACAACGCGCGGGTCGAGTTCGCCGCACCCCGCACCCTCTACGTCGACGCCATCCCGGAGAACCTGCAGCGGATGACGGATGCCTTTGCCGGCGGCGGGTCGGTGCTCACCCGGCTCACCCGGGGCGCCCCGGAGGAGTTCGTCGGGCGGCTGGCCGAGGACTTCCTGGAGCGTGAGCAGCCTCAGCAGGCCGATGCCTTCGTCCGGGCCGCGCTCCAGACCGACCCCGGCGCGCGGCGTGCCGACCTCCTTCGCCTGGCGGCGCGGGCGGCGGCGGCCCAGGGGGAGACGGCCGAGGCCGAGCGGCGCTGGCAGGCGGCCCTGGCGGTGGATCCGACGCACCCGGAGACCCTGCTGGACCTGGCGGCCGAGCGCGCCGCGCGTGGCGAGGCGACCGAGGCGCGGGCCCTGGCCCGGCGCGCCGCGGCGCGCGGGGGACCCGCGGCGGCGCTGCGCGAGGCCGAGATCCTCTACCGGGTCGGGGCCTACCGGGACGCGGCCGGCGTGCTTGGACGCCTGCCACCCGACCAGCCGGGCGTTGCGCTGACCCACGGCCTGACCCGTCTGGCTCTCGGCGAGGCGGGCGCCGCCGAGGGGCTACTCCGGCAGGCCCTCGCCCGGGGCGACGACGCGCGGGCGCGGGCCGGCCTGGCGGCGGCGCTGGATCAGCTCGGCCGCCTCGCTGAGGCCCGGCGCGAGCGGCGGCGCGCGGTTCACCTCGACGAGGCCGCCGCGGCGCGGCTCCAGCGCCAGGCCAGAGTCCGCGCCCTGACCGGCCACCCGCGGTGGAGCGCGTACGAGGTCGGTCGAGCGGCCGAGCTCATGCCGTGGAGCCTGGAGGTCCACCAGGAGCGCGCGCGCCTCCTGGAGCGCGCGGGTGATCGCCGGGCGGCCATCGAGGCCTGGGAAGCGGTGTTCCGGGCGTTTCCGGAACACGCGCTCGCGCTCCTCGAGGTAGCCGCCCTGTGGGAAGCCGAGGGGCAGAGCGAGCGGGTCCAGGAGGCCCTGCGCCGCTACGTGGCCGCCGAGCCGGATCCCGCGCTCCGGCGGAGGGTCGAGGCGACCCTCAAGCCCGGTGGCGGCCCGCCGGCACCGAGCGGGGGCGCAGCCGGTGCCCCCGCCACCGCGCCCGCGACGGCCCCCAACTGA